One stretch of Eupeodes corollae chromosome 2, idEupCoro1.1, whole genome shotgun sequence DNA includes these proteins:
- the LOC129948076 gene encoding follicle cell protein 3C-1 — translation MVFLRGLFILATCLVLVQCSTVKKPKDKVETTTSKPNSLPSEVKPANTTTPCTCGVFLTNQFVKGSDEQPKGDPAMIQEVNKVFPCNVIGQKQCQTKCLESIVAHLPNSATVLCATLGRDIHKQRAFLFIKNCKDTWINTNIAAGKEYCCKDGVSYQCPLV, via the exons ATGG ttttcttgAGAGGATTATTCATTTTGGCAACATGTCTTGTTCTTGTGCAATGTTCAACAGTAAAAAAACCAAAGGACAAAGTTGAAACGACCACAAGCAAACCAAATTCATTGCCTTCCGAAGTCAAACCTGCCAATACAACAACTCCATGCACATGTGGTGtctttttgacaaatcaatttGTTAAGGGTTCCGATGAACAACCTAAAGGAGATCCAGCTATGATTCAAGAAGTCAACAAAGTATTCCCTTGCAACGTTATTGGACAGAAGCAATGCCAAACTAAATGCTTAGAATCT ATTGTTGCTCATCTTCCTAATTCTGCAACAGTGTTGTGTGCAACACTTGGCAGAGATATTCACAAGCAACGCGCATTCCTCTTTATCAAGAACTGCAAAGACACTTGGATCAATACCAATATAGCCGCTGGAAAGGAATATTGCTGCAAGGATGGAGTCTCATACCAATGTCCATTGGTTTAG
- the LOC129946894 gene encoding thioredoxin domain-containing protein 17-like, translating into MSFVNKMFNRINLKGYEAFKSSVEKLTGKNEVNVYFTGSKNDTGVSWCPDCVSAEPHVLDAVEKFAKKESIFMYVDVGDRTFWKDMKNPFRTDKDVLIQVIPTLIRWKAHQRLEGPQCENKDLLEMFFTEADD; encoded by the exons ATGTCATTCGTGAATAAGATGTTTAacagaatcaatttaaaaggcTACGAAGCTTTTAAGAGCTCCGTAGAAAAACTTACCGGCAAAAATGaagtaaatgtatattttactgGTAGTAAAAATGATACAGGTGTTTCCTGGTGTCCAGACTGTGTTTCag ctGAGCCTCATGTATTGGATGCGGTAgaaaaatttgctaaaaaagAATCTATTTTCATGTACGTTGATGTTGGAGATAGAACttt TTGGAAAGACATGAAAAATCCATTCCGAACTGATAAAGACGTGCTCATCCAAGTTATTCCAACATTGATTCGATGGAAGGCTCATCAACGTCTGGAGGGACCCCAATGTGAAAATAAAGATcttttggaaatgttttttaCTGAAGCTGatgattaa